From the genome of Bombus huntii isolate Logan2020A chromosome 14, iyBomHunt1.1, whole genome shotgun sequence, one region includes:
- the LOC126873098 gene encoding high mobility group protein 20A: MSESALINDVPESNGGSEQPIYNGETEEHTNKSPGSGEDKTPDSICDNGVKKNNTASAVASNTTNTTNRAKKRKKIPRDATAPKQPLTGYFRFLNDRREKVRTENPTLSFAEITKLLASEWSTLPADQKQQYLDAAEQDKERYNREFSDYKQTEAYRLFSEKQSSEKQENKKERNGTDVNSEQNDIQQDKDNDFTGFDIPIFTEEFLDHNKACEAELRQLRKATSDYEAQNAVLQRHVDSLYAAVNRLESETNQQHTTNQALQRHLDSLRSQLASCFASVPLPGTNEGATLQNIDNYVERLESLLTGNVEQSLRNAVRNAVSRLELIG; this comes from the exons atgagtGAAAGTGCACTAATTAATGATGTGCCTGAAAGTAATGGTGGATCAGAACAACCCATTTACAATGGAGAAACTGAGGAACATACGA ACAAATCACCTGGAAGCGGAGAAGATAAAACACCTGATTCGATATGTGATAATggagttaaaaaaaataatacagcTTCTGCTGTTGCAAGTAATACTACCAATACAACTAATAGAGctaaaaagaggaagaaaattcCAAGAGATGCCACTGCCCCTAAGCAACCTTTAACTGGTTATTTCAG ATTTTTAAATGATCGACGAGAAAAAGTAAGGACTGAAAACCCTACTCTATCATTTGCTGAAATCACAAAACTTCTTGCTTCAGAGTGGAGTACTCTACCTGCTGATCAAAAACAGCAATATTTAGATGCAGCAGAGCAGGATAAAGAACGATATAATCGTGAATTTAGTGATTATAAACAGACAGAAGCGTACCGATTATTCAGCGAAAAACAATCTtcagaaaaacaagaaaataaaaaggaaagaaatggaactgatgtaaattcagagcaaaat GATATTCAACAAGATAAAGATAATGACTTCACAGGTTTTGATATACCTATTTTTACAGAGGAATTTTTGGATCATAATAAAG CATGTGAAGCTGAATTAAGACAATTAAGGAAAGCTACATCAGATTATGAAGCTCAGAATGCGGTGCTGCAACGACACGTAGACAGTTTGTATGCAGCTGTAAATCGTTTAGAATCTGAAACAAACCAACAACACACGACTAATCAAGCTTTACAGCGTCATTTGGATTCTCTTCGTTCACAATTAGCAAGTTGTTTTGCTTCAGTACCTCTACCAG gTACGAACGAAGGTGCAAcattacaaaatattgataattaCGTTGAAAGACTTGAATCGTTACTGACTGGCAATGTCGAACAATCTTTGCGAAACGCTGTACGTAACGCTGTATCTCGCCTTGAATTAATTGGATGA